The following coding sequences are from one Nicotiana tabacum cultivar K326 chromosome 1, ASM71507v2, whole genome shotgun sequence window:
- the LOC142162715 gene encoding uncharacterized protein LOC142162715: MGKSPDSWIKINTDESKNVKGYSSSGRICRDHSGNMIVAFVSSLGMTSSNMAEARAVLFGLHWYVLSGYSQLILECDSLLVVKMLKGVNKVPWQMHGVMSLEKPKALSTRLILIAEFNIALGGANQVANTLAKWSIDKTDAVFTSSSDLPHGAKGPYRLDMAG; encoded by the coding sequence ATGGGAAAATCCCCTGATTCATGGATAAAAATAAATACCGATGAGAGTAAAAATGTGAAAGGATATTCTAGCTCAGGAAGAATTTGCAGGGACCATAGTGGTAATATGATCGTGGCTTTTGTTTCTTCATTGGGGATGACTAGTAGCAATATGGCAGAGGCAAGAGCTGTGCTTTTTGGACTGCATTGGTATGTGCTGAGTGGCTATTCCCAGTTAATTCTCGAATGTGATTCTTTGCTAGTCGTGAAGATGTTGAAAGGAGTTAACAAAGTGCCATGGCAAATGCACGGTGTCATGTCATTAGAGAAGCCAAAAGCCTTGTCAACCAGATTAATATTAATTGCAGAATTCAACATTGCTTTAGGGGGGGCTAATCAAGTTGCCAACACGTTGGCTAAATGGAGCATTGATAAGACAGATGCGGTATTCACTTCTTCTTCTGATTTGCCGCATGGTGCTAAAGGACCTTATAGATTGGACATGGCTGGTTAA